Proteins found in one Nostoc sp. NIES-3756 genomic segment:
- a CDS encoding clan AA aspartic protease: MITGIIKSGHPTVNIIFRLSNQPDFTIEFVIDTGFTGDLSLPLAAVNLMNLPFLYELSANLTNNSWVDIPLHEAVILWNGEERVVNVLATGRRPLLGTALLDGYELTLQFTEVVW, encoded by the coding sequence GTGATCACTGGTATCATCAAAAGTGGACATCCTACAGTTAACATAATATTTCGTCTTTCAAATCAACCAGATTTTACTATTGAATTTGTGATTGATACAGGGTTTACAGGCGATTTGAGTTTACCACTAGCAGCAGTCAATTTAATGAATTTGCCTTTTCTTTATGAACTATCTGCAAATCTAACTAATAATAGTTGGGTAGATATTCCACTACATGAGGCTGTTATTCTCTGGAATGGAGAGGAAAGAGTAGTTAATGTTTTAGCCACAGGAAGGCGGCCTTTATTGGGGACAGCTTTATTGGATGGTTATGAATTGACTTTACAGTTCACAGAAGTGGTTTGGTAA
- a CDS encoding primary-amine oxidase, which yields MMKRLRLFFLLTIIIIGFAFSLRLMATAIAQQPSISHPLTALTEMEIKTAVAVIRKEKPLTDMAAFPLIALAEPNKQEAINFTPGQPFERKAFLVVYERVQNTTYEAIVDLKNQKIASWQEKPNVQPAIFASEYELARQAVKSDPRWQEAMKKRGITDFNKVVVSCWGAGILSQEEAATGSRLCRTLLFYSGESWNHYGSPIEGVIATVDLNKGTVTNFIDQGIVPISQENWNYDLQSLGKLLVPPKLLQILQPKGKSFQIKGNEISWQGWKFRYLMHPRDGLVLYQVTYQDGENIRPVLYRGSLSEMVVPYGEPDPTWSFRNAFDVGEYNLGLLASTMELGKEVPQNGVLLDAVFANEEGEPYTMPGVVGIYERDNGILWKHYEYKTQRNDVRRNRELVITITAAVDNYDYNINWIFHQDGTLEVQNDLTGIVLVQGTEAQTQSQDDAYGRLLAKNLFGVNHQHFFNYRLDMDVDGQANNVMEMNVQSLPMGKNNLIGNAMTVKDTPLKTEKAAVRDLDIKHSREWMIASAEKKNALGVAPAYMLMPGGNTVFFPVEGAKIRQKAEFATHHVWVTKYKAGELYAGGDYPNQAPPGQGLPQYIADDESLVNQDIVLWYTMGITHVPKPEDWPVMPVHKLGFKLSPRGFFSRNPAINLAE from the coding sequence ATGATGAAGCGATTAAGGCTATTTTTTTTGTTAACTATTATCATTATCGGCTTTGCTTTCTCACTGAGATTAATGGCAACAGCCATAGCACAGCAACCATCTATTTCCCATCCTCTTACGGCGTTGACTGAGATGGAAATTAAAACGGCTGTTGCTGTAATTAGAAAGGAAAAGCCTTTAACTGATATGGCAGCTTTTCCTTTAATTGCTTTGGCAGAACCTAATAAACAAGAAGCGATAAATTTTACACCAGGTCAACCATTTGAGCGTAAAGCTTTTTTGGTAGTGTATGAGAGAGTGCAAAATACAACATACGAAGCTATTGTTGACCTAAAAAACCAAAAAATCGCTTCCTGGCAAGAAAAACCCAACGTTCAACCTGCAATTTTTGCTTCAGAGTACGAACTGGCACGGCAGGCAGTTAAATCTGATCCCCGATGGCAAGAAGCCATGAAGAAGCGGGGAATTACAGATTTTAACAAAGTAGTAGTTAGTTGCTGGGGGGCAGGAATTTTAAGTCAGGAGGAAGCAGCAACAGGTAGCCGATTGTGTCGGACTTTATTATTTTATAGCGGTGAAAGTTGGAATCATTACGGCAGTCCTATTGAGGGCGTAATAGCAACTGTCGATTTGAATAAAGGTACAGTCACCAATTTTATTGATCAAGGAATAGTTCCTATTTCTCAAGAAAATTGGAATTATGATTTACAATCTTTGGGTAAATTACTTGTACCGCCAAAACTCTTGCAAATATTGCAACCAAAGGGCAAGAGTTTCCAAATTAAAGGGAATGAAATTAGCTGGCAAGGTTGGAAGTTTCGTTACCTAATGCACCCGCGCGATGGGTTGGTACTGTATCAAGTAACTTATCAAGATGGTGAAAATATCCGACCAGTATTGTATCGCGGTAGCCTATCGGAAATGGTAGTACCTTACGGTGAACCTGATCCTACTTGGTCATTCAGAAATGCTTTTGATGTAGGTGAATATAACCTGGGTTTGTTAGCCAGCACAATGGAGTTAGGCAAGGAAGTTCCCCAGAATGGGGTTTTACTTGATGCCGTGTTTGCCAATGAAGAGGGAGAACCCTACACTATGCCTGGAGTTGTTGGTATTTACGAACGCGACAATGGCATTCTCTGGAAACACTATGAATATAAGACGCAACGCAACGATGTACGGCGGAATCGAGAGTTAGTCATCACCATTACGGCTGCGGTTGATAACTATGATTACAACATTAACTGGATTTTCCACCAAGACGGCACGTTAGAAGTGCAGAATGACTTAACAGGTATTGTCTTAGTACAAGGAACAGAGGCACAAACCCAGTCTCAAGATGATGCTTATGGACGGTTGCTGGCTAAAAACCTTTTTGGTGTCAACCATCAGCACTTTTTTAACTATCGCTTAGATATGGATGTTGATGGACAAGCTAATAATGTAATGGAGATGAATGTGCAAAGCTTACCGATGGGTAAGAATAACCTAATAGGTAATGCAATGACAGTTAAAGATACTCCACTCAAGACTGAAAAAGCTGCTGTGCGTGATTTGGATATCAAACACAGTCGAGAATGGATGATTGCCAGTGCAGAGAAAAAGAATGCTTTAGGAGTTGCGCCTGCATATATGTTAATGCCAGGAGGTAACACCGTATTTTTCCCAGTAGAGGGGGCGAAAATTCGGCAGAAGGCTGAGTTTGCCACCCATCATGTTTGGGTGACTAAATACAAAGCGGGTGAATTATATGCAGGTGGTGATTATCCCAACCAAGCGCCACCAGGACAAGGTTTACCCCAATATATTGCTGATGATGAATCGTTGGTTAATCAAGATATAGTTCTGTGGTACACGATGGGTATTACTCATGTACCCAAACCAGAAGATTGGCCCGTGATGCCTGTTCACAAACTTGGGTTTAAACTATCTCCAAGAGGCTTTTTTAGCCGTAACCCAGCGATTAATTTAGCTGAGTAA
- a CDS encoding cytochrome c oxidase subunit 3, translating into MQSQIIDPAKTELNHHHAAEASGHHEEHPDHRLFGLFVFLVAEGMIFLGLFGAYLAFRSTLPVWPPAGTPELELLLPGVNTVNLIASSFVMHNADTAIKKNDTKGMRTWLAVTAAMGAIFLVGQVYEYTHLEFGLTTNLFASAFYVLTGFHGLHVTIGVLAIVAVLWRSRTPGHYSKEKRFGIEAAEIYWHFVDVIWIILFGLLYLL; encoded by the coding sequence ATGCAAAGTCAAATTATTGACCCAGCGAAAACGGAACTAAATCACCACCATGCTGCCGAAGCATCTGGTCATCATGAAGAACATCCAGATCATCGGCTGTTTGGGTTATTTGTTTTCCTTGTCGCTGAGGGAATGATATTCTTGGGCTTGTTCGGAGCTTATCTCGCTTTCCGTTCAACTTTACCCGTGTGGCCGCCAGCAGGTACACCAGAGTTAGAATTGTTGCTTCCTGGTGTCAACACTGTCAACCTAATTGCTAGTAGCTTTGTGATGCACAACGCTGATACGGCAATTAAAAAGAATGATACTAAGGGTATGCGTACTTGGTTGGCAGTTACTGCGGCTATGGGTGCGATATTCTTGGTTGGTCAGGTGTATGAATACACACACTTAGAATTTGGACTGACTACTAATTTATTTGCCAGTGCCTTTTATGTGTTGACTGGGTTTCACGGTTTGCACGTAACTATCGGCGTTTTAGCGATTGTAGCTGTATTATGGCGATCGCGCACTCCTGGTCACTACAGTAAGGAAAAACGCTTTGGTATCGAAGCTGCGGAAATATACTGGCACTTCGTAGACGTAATCTGGATTATTTTATTCGGATTACTGTATTTGCTGTAA
- the ctaD gene encoding cytochrome c oxidase subunit I gives MTQAQLQETANIPARIDEPGERHWRDYFSFNTDHKVIGIQYLVTSFIFYCIGGVMADLVRTELRTPEVDFVTPEVYNSLFTLHATIMIFLWIVPAGAGFANYLIPLMIGAKDMAFPRLNAVAFWMIPPAGLLLIASLVVGDAPDAGWTSYPPLSLVTGQVGEAIWIISVLLLGTSSILGAINFLVTIYKMRVPSMGFHQMPLFCWAMFATSALVLLSTPVLAAGLILLAFDLLAGTTFFNPTGGGDPVVYQHMFWFYSHPAVYIMILPFFGTISEIIPIHSRKPIFGYKAIAYSSLAISFLGLIVWAHHMFTSGIPGWLRMFFMITTMIIAVPTGIKIFSWLGTMWGGKIQFNPPMLFAMGFVGTFVIGGISGVMLAAVPFDIHVHDTYFVVAHLHYVLFGGSVLGIFAAIYHWFPKMTGRMMNEFWGKVHFALTIIGLNMTFLPMHKLGLMGMNRRVAQYDPKFALLNEICTYGSYILAVSTFPFIFNAIWSWLYGEKAGNNPWRALTLEWMTTSPPAIENFDKLPVLATGPYDYGLEKANEGVPLSDPNPVLSGGPNSVLRAAPDEPYPTIES, from the coding sequence ATGACACAAGCCCAGTTACAAGAAACAGCCAATATCCCCGCTCGTATTGACGAGCCTGGGGAAAGACATTGGCGAGATTACTTTAGTTTTAATACCGACCATAAGGTGATCGGGATTCAATACCTTGTCACCTCGTTCATTTTTTACTGCATTGGCGGCGTGATGGCTGACTTGGTGCGTACAGAACTACGCACGCCAGAAGTGGATTTTGTCACGCCGGAAGTTTATAACAGCTTATTTACCCTGCACGCCACAATCATGATTTTCTTGTGGATTGTGCCGGCTGGTGCGGGATTTGCTAACTATCTGATTCCCCTAATGATTGGGGCAAAGGATATGGCATTCCCCAGGCTGAATGCTGTAGCTTTTTGGATGATTCCCCCGGCTGGACTGTTGCTGATTGCCAGTTTGGTTGTAGGGGATGCACCCGATGCAGGCTGGACTTCCTACCCGCCTTTGAGCTTGGTAACAGGACAAGTAGGTGAGGCGATCTGGATTATCAGTGTCCTGCTGTTGGGTACGTCATCAATTTTGGGGGCGATTAATTTCCTCGTCACCATTTACAAGATGCGTGTCCCCAGTATGGGCTTCCATCAAATGCCTTTGTTCTGCTGGGCGATGTTTGCTACCTCAGCATTGGTTTTACTTTCCACACCAGTGTTAGCCGCAGGTTTGATTCTGCTGGCTTTTGATTTGTTGGCAGGCACGACATTTTTCAATCCTACAGGCGGCGGCGACCCGGTGGTTTACCAGCATATGTTCTGGTTTTATTCCCACCCGGCAGTTTATATCATGATTTTGCCCTTCTTTGGGACAATATCTGAGATTATTCCTATACATTCGCGCAAACCGATTTTTGGTTACAAAGCGATCGCCTACTCATCCCTAGCTATCAGTTTCTTAGGGTTAATCGTCTGGGCGCACCACATGTTTACCAGTGGTATTCCCGGTTGGTTGCGGATGTTCTTCATGATCACTACAATGATTATCGCCGTACCCACAGGGATCAAAATTTTTAGCTGGTTGGGTACGATGTGGGGCGGTAAAATCCAGTTCAACCCCCCGATGTTATTTGCGATGGGCTTTGTCGGAACCTTCGTAATTGGCGGTATCAGTGGCGTAATGTTGGCGGCAGTACCTTTTGATATCCACGTCCACGATACCTATTTTGTCGTCGCTCACCTGCACTACGTCCTATTTGGTGGTAGTGTACTCGGTATTTTCGCCGCCATTTATCATTGGTTCCCGAAAATGACGGGACGGATGATGAACGAGTTTTGGGGTAAAGTTCACTTTGCCTTGACTATTATTGGTCTAAATATGACCTTCTTACCCATGCACAAACTCGGTTTGATGGGCATGAATCGCCGTGTAGCTCAATACGACCCCAAATTTGCTTTATTAAACGAAATTTGCACCTACGGTTCTTACATTCTTGCAGTTTCCACCTTCCCCTTCATCTTCAATGCAATTTGGAGTTGGTTATACGGTGAGAAAGCGGGGAATAATCCTTGGCGCGCACTTACCCTAGAGTGGATGACCACCTCACCGCCAGCGATCGAGAATTTTGATAAACTCCCAGTCCTAGCTACAGGCCCTTATGATTACGGTTTGGAAAAGGCTAACGAAGGTGTACCCCTATCTGACCCTAATCCAGTCTTATCAGGCGGCCCCAACTCAGTGCTAAGGGCTGCACCTGATGAGCCATATCCCACTATTGAGTCGTAG
- a CDS encoding cytochrome c oxidase subunit II — MKIPSSIWTLLIGIGLTLVSLWYGQNHGLLPVAASDEADLVDGLFNTMMTVSTGIFLIVEGVLIYCAIKYRRRAGDHEDGPPIEGNVPLEILWTAIPAIIVIGISVYSFEVYNDIGGFDPHAVHEAPITQSSMTMPGAAIAATLNDTPPSTAPNRNQEKSDEAMQDPATAAVRNADQIPQKQDAPGVGSVAPTLGTSSDKVSQAPELKVNVTGLQYAWIFTYPETGITSSELHVPIGRQVEINMTANDVIHAFWVPEFRLKQDAIPGRQSEIRFTPNKAGDYALICAELCGPYHGAMRTQVVVEPEEAFNKWMQEQVAANTETLNQAVAINPANLTPDQFLAPYTKDMGIKPEMLHHMHN, encoded by the coding sequence GTGAAAATCCCAAGTTCAATCTGGACATTACTAATAGGCATCGGGCTAACCCTGGTAAGCCTTTGGTATGGTCAAAATCATGGACTATTACCAGTCGCTGCTTCTGATGAAGCAGATTTAGTTGACGGTCTTTTTAATACGATGATGACCGTTTCTACAGGTATATTTTTGATTGTTGAAGGTGTATTAATTTACTGTGCAATTAAATATCGTCGGCGGGCTGGTGATCACGAAGACGGCCCCCCAATCGAGGGTAATGTCCCATTAGAAATACTCTGGACAGCGATCCCCGCAATTATAGTTATCGGTATTTCTGTCTATAGCTTTGAAGTTTATAATGACATCGGTGGCTTTGATCCCCACGCCGTCCACGAAGCGCCCATAACTCAGAGTTCTATGACAATGCCTGGGGCGGCGATCGCGGCAACTCTCAACGATACTCCCCCCAGCACTGCGCCTAACCGCAATCAAGAGAAATCTGATGAGGCGATGCAAGACCCAGCGACAGCCGCAGTCCGCAATGCTGATCAAATTCCCCAGAAACAAGATGCTCCAGGTGTAGGTAGCGTTGCTCCCACTCTTGGCACAAGCTCTGATAAAGTCAGTCAAGCACCAGAATTAAAAGTCAACGTCACCGGGCTACAATACGCTTGGATTTTCACCTATCCAGAAACAGGCATAACCTCTAGCGAACTGCACGTTCCCATTGGGCGACAGGTGGAAATCAATATGACAGCCAACGATGTCATCCATGCCTTTTGGGTTCCTGAATTTCGCTTGAAACAAGATGCAATCCCCGGTAGACAAAGCGAAATCCGCTTTACCCCAAACAAAGCAGGTGATTATGCCCTCATCTGTGCCGAACTATGTGGCCCCTACCACGGTGCGATGAGAACACAGGTAGTAGTGGAACCGGAAGAAGCATTTAACAAATGGATGCAGGAACAGGTAGCGGCTAACACAGAAACTCTCAATCAAGCCGTAGCTATCAACCCCGCAAACCTCACCCCAGACCAATTCCTTGCTCCTTACACCAAGGACATGGGAATCAAACCTGAAATGTTACATCACATGCACAATTAG
- a CDS encoding COX15/CtaA family protein — MSEFVLEQQNETAAEQQKPKDMIRGLVWKTAIATLILMAIGSATRVMNAGLACPDWPLCYGELVPAKQMNLQVFLEWFHRLDAGLIGITAIALFGLSWWHRRNLPSWLPWASTFALFLIVFQGILGGLTVTELLRFDIVTAHLGTALLFFTTLLIIGIALTPYQGTGNVGKLPWVGLVAAILVYLQSLLGALVGSRWALHQCFAGSQLCGVMYTHIFGLVPPTVATLAVVLISWRTPALHPALRRLANMAGGLLILQILVGFATFRLHLQVEPLTVSHQAIGATLLGTLVAFTVLALRDWTASREINTYPVGLAATATNTQTE; from the coding sequence ATGAGTGAATTTGTTCTAGAACAACAAAATGAAACGGCAGCAGAGCAACAAAAGCCCAAGGATATGATTCGGGGCTTGGTGTGGAAGACGGCGATAGCCACCTTGATTCTCATGGCTATAGGTTCTGCCACCCGTGTGATGAATGCTGGGCTTGCTTGTCCGGACTGGCCCCTCTGCTACGGCGAACTAGTGCCAGCCAAGCAAATGAATTTGCAAGTTTTTTTGGAATGGTTTCACCGACTAGATGCAGGTTTGATTGGCATCACCGCGATCGCCTTATTTGGTTTATCCTGGTGGCATCGGCGTAATTTACCCTCCTGGTTGCCTTGGGCATCAACTTTTGCCTTATTCCTCATCGTCTTTCAAGGCATCTTGGGAGGACTCACCGTCACCGAATTATTACGATTTGATATCGTCACTGCCCACTTGGGAACAGCACTGCTGTTTTTCACTACTCTACTAATCATCGGCATCGCTCTCACTCCCTATCAAGGCACAGGTAACGTCGGTAAGCTGCCTTGGGTGGGTTTAGTCGCCGCGATTTTAGTTTATCTACAAAGTCTGTTAGGTGCATTAGTCGGTTCTCGCTGGGCGCTACATCAATGCTTCGCAGGTTCTCAACTTTGCGGCGTAATGTACACCCACATTTTTGGCTTAGTACCGCCCACAGTAGCAACCTTGGCAGTGGTTTTAATTTCCTGGCGGACACCAGCGTTACATCCTGCTTTGCGACGATTGGCTAATATGGCGGGAGGATTGTTAATTCTGCAAATCCTCGTGGGATTTGCCACTTTCCGTCTCCACCTCCAAGTCGAACCCCTAACCGTATCTCACCAAGCGATAGGAGCTACTTTGCTCGGTACTTTAGTAGCTTTTACCGTTCTTGCACTCCGCGACTGGACAGCCAGTCGGGAAATCAACACCTACCCAGTTGGTTTGGCAGCAACCGCTACAAATACGCAAACAGAGTAA
- a CDS encoding heme o synthase, which yields MIETNVSRRHHETFLQVIQSYYQLTKPRIIPLLLITTAGSMWIAAQGQVDPVLLLVTMAGGTLAAASAQTINCIYDRDIDYDMERTRHRPMPSGKVQPRDALIFAIALAVLSFTLLTVFANLLAALLAFSGIIFYVLVYTHWLKRHSTQNIVIGGAAGAIPALVGWAAVTGTLSWSAWLIFAIVFLWTPPHFWALALMIRDDYAKVGIPMLPVVEGNQATVKQIWYYTLITVVATLLLVYPLHSSGIVYAAIALSLGAIFIRKSWRLLHNPEDRTTARELFLFSISYMMLLCLGMVIDSLPLTHHLVNAVISQLHLVS from the coding sequence ATGATTGAGACTAATGTCTCTCGTCGCCACCACGAAACGTTTCTCCAGGTAATTCAAAGTTATTACCAGCTAACTAAACCCCGGATTATTCCGTTGTTGTTGATTACTACAGCTGGGAGTATGTGGATTGCTGCTCAAGGACAAGTAGACCCTGTGCTATTGTTAGTCACTATGGCTGGCGGTACGTTGGCGGCTGCTAGCGCCCAGACGATTAATTGCATTTATGACCGGGATATTGATTATGACATGGAACGGACTCGTCATCGTCCTATGCCATCCGGTAAGGTGCAACCTCGTGATGCGCTAATTTTTGCGATCGCTCTCGCCGTTCTATCCTTTACTCTACTAACAGTATTCGCTAATCTTCTTGCCGCTTTACTCGCATTCTCCGGCATTATTTTCTACGTTTTAGTCTATACCCATTGGTTAAAACGTCACAGTACACAGAATATTGTCATTGGTGGTGCGGCTGGGGCAATTCCCGCTTTAGTTGGTTGGGCAGCTGTCACAGGTACACTCAGCTGGAGTGCATGGTTAATCTTTGCCATCGTCTTTTTATGGACACCTCCCCATTTCTGGGCTTTGGCTTTAATGATTCGTGATGATTATGCCAAAGTTGGCATCCCCATGTTACCTGTCGTTGAAGGTAATCAGGCAACAGTTAAGCAAATCTGGTACTACACACTCATTACAGTCGTAGCTACTCTATTGTTGGTTTATCCTCTGCATTCTAGCGGTATTGTTTATGCTGCGATCGCCTTATCTCTAGGGGCAATATTCATCCGTAAATCCTGGCGCTTGCTGCATAATCCAGAGGATCGCACTACAGCCAGAGAATTGTTTCTCTTCTCCATCTCCTACATGATGCTGTTGTGTTTGGGAATGGTAATTGATAGCCTCCCCCTCACCCATCATTTAGTTAACGCTGTTATCAGTCAGTTGCATCTAGTTAGTTAA
- a CDS encoding GNAT family N-acetyltransferase has product MASNNLYIVKLSKSYNLKNFDCGNFDLNNYLIKYALKNQQSDSSTTYIACLEDNVIGYYTLTVASVIHENAPPRIYKGLPKYPIPVALLARLAVSKEFQKKGIGRGLLKNCLLRVNEAADLIGIRALLVHAKDEKARDWYQQFDFEPSPTDPLHLFLMLKDIRAILES; this is encoded by the coding sequence GTGGCATCTAACAATTTATATATCGTTAAATTATCAAAGTCCTACAATCTTAAAAACTTTGATTGTGGGAATTTTGATTTAAATAATTATTTAATTAAATATGCTTTAAAAAATCAGCAATCTGATAGTTCGACAACCTATATTGCTTGCTTAGAAGATAATGTAATTGGTTACTATACTCTGACTGTAGCATCAGTTATTCACGAAAATGCACCACCTCGTATATATAAAGGTTTACCAAAATACCCTATACCTGTTGCTTTATTAGCTCGGTTAGCAGTAAGCAAAGAATTTCAAAAAAAAGGTATAGGGAGAGGCTTACTAAAAAACTGCTTACTTCGCGTAAATGAAGCAGCTGATCTGATTGGTATTCGTGCATTATTGGTTCATGCGAAAGATGAGAAAGCACGTGACTGGTATCAACAATTTGATTTTGAACCTAGCCCAACAGATCCATTGCATTTATTTCTGATGTTAAAAGATATCCGCGCTATATTAGAAAGCTAA
- a CDS encoding type II toxin-antitoxin system TacA family antitoxin gives MSHLTESRTERIDIRTSSSVKKLLQQAAAASHKNVSEFLLEHGLQAAQETLTNRKLFALKDEQWQAFQDALDAPCVEKPRLRRLLTEPSVFE, from the coding sequence ATGAGTCACTTAACTGAATCTAGGACTGAACGGATTGATATCCGTACTAGCTCTAGCGTTAAAAAGCTTTTACAGCAAGCAGCAGCAGCAAGTCATAAAAATGTTAGTGAATTTTTACTTGAACATGGTTTGCAAGCTGCACAAGAGACTTTAACGAATCGAAAGCTTTTTGCATTGAAAGATGAGCAATGGCAAGCTTTTCAAGATGCTCTTGATGCTCCATGTGTTGAAAAACCACGTTTACGCCGTTTGTTAACTGAGCCTAGCGTATTTGAGTAG
- a CDS encoding CPBP family intramembrane glutamic endopeptidase gives MKDASAIVVVMAFFVSWLGCWLPIAAVTLKLLNWQPIKPLQPEQKLPLMVSLYLLAPLVLWGVIWLTNSSFANYGFVSNFAFLSSLGFGFGLGIVSIAILFTCQLWLGWCYFKDFNIKQLVSISLPILLIALLVGGIEELVFRGFLLTELERGYPVCTAAIISSLIFAVLHLVWEQRETLPQLPGLWLLGMMLVLARISNRGNLGIAWGLHSALVWAIATIDTAQLVTYTGKVSEWWTGKNQKPLAGVTGIICVLGTSLILWLFSVL, from the coding sequence ATGAAAGATGCTTCAGCAATAGTTGTTGTGATGGCGTTTTTTGTTAGCTGGTTAGGGTGCTGGTTGCCCATTGCCGCAGTAACGTTAAAATTACTCAATTGGCAACCCATAAAACCGTTACAACCAGAGCAGAAATTACCATTGATGGTGTCTCTATACTTATTAGCGCCTCTGGTACTTTGGGGAGTGATTTGGTTAACTAATAGCTCTTTTGCAAATTACGGCTTCGTAAGTAATTTTGCCTTTTTGAGTTCTTTAGGGTTTGGTTTTGGTTTGGGAATAGTAAGTATAGCTATTTTATTTACCTGCCAATTGTGGTTAGGCTGGTGTTATTTTAAAGATTTCAATATCAAGCAATTAGTATCTATCTCGTTACCTATCTTATTGATAGCGTTGTTGGTAGGAGGAATAGAAGAATTAGTTTTTCGTGGGTTCTTGTTGACGGAATTGGAAAGAGGCTATCCGGTATGTACAGCAGCGATAATTTCTAGCTTGATTTTTGCTGTTTTACATTTAGTTTGGGAGCAACGAGAAACTTTACCCCAACTACCGGGATTATGGTTACTAGGAATGATGCTAGTGTTGGCGAGGATAAGCAATCGCGGTAATTTAGGTATAGCCTGGGGATTACATTCGGCTTTAGTATGGGCGATCGCTACTATAGATACAGCCCAATTAGTGACTTACACTGGTAAAGTCTCCGAATGGTGGACGGGGAAAAATCAAAAACCCCTGGCTGGGGTTACAGGAATTATCTGTGTTTTGGGAACTAGCTTAATACTCTGGTTATTTTCTGTCTTATGA
- a CDS encoding AbrB family transcriptional regulator, protein MTETATAPLTGKALLAKVKELSNLPRRERAKQCGYYTVTKNNQVRVNLTDFYDALLSARGIPLSPEAPKDGRGREPTYRVSVHQNGQIVIGATYTKAMGLKPGDEFEIRLGYKHIHLIQLGESDKKLSPDLDIDDSDEDLEDEEE, encoded by the coding sequence ATGACTGAAACTGCAACCGCCCCTTTAACTGGAAAAGCACTACTAGCTAAGGTAAAAGAACTTTCTAATTTACCACGAAGAGAAAGAGCCAAACAGTGCGGTTACTATACCGTTACTAAAAACAACCAAGTCCGGGTTAATCTCACAGATTTTTATGATGCTTTGCTATCTGCTAGAGGTATTCCTCTGAGTCCAGAAGCACCAAAAGATGGTCGTGGTCGTGAACCGACATATCGTGTTAGCGTGCATCAAAACGGTCAAATTGTTATTGGTGCTACTTACACCAAAGCAATGGGACTAAAACCCGGTGATGAATTTGAAATCAGATTGGGATACAAGCACATTCACTTAATTCAACTCGGTGAAAGCGATAAAAAGCTTTCTCCAGATTTAGATATTGATGACTCTGATGAGGATTTAGAAGACGAGGAGGAGTAA